Proteins encoded together in one Chryseobacterium taklimakanense window:
- a CDS encoding sensor histidine kinase yields the protein MLVLFNLVYAQKTDSLLRVAAIEKDPVKKAEVYLKLVMFTAQRDSVKALSYLKKAEELTPKNHKVGQARLQNSWGFYEMPKNPKKGKAHHLKGLEILGNENSAEAQNLRAMLWTNVVADEQRMGNAHEAMKVMMNHAIPESKKAADKSFLANNYLTAAIIFYNDENLDKAVQYAEHAINTANQKGNSAQAKSVAETAQLMSAEIFLKKEDYPNAKRRLDLMQKSLAVNNNPDFHNELLHLQSVYFLYTGNAAESLKKASEGLSLAEKSQNPYHLTRLTFMKSKAQANLGLYSEASATLKKLLQNRVYVQNHADNLATIYDELWMLEEKQGKFRDAFHYAKKRIAVSDSMKIIGQNEAINEMETKFRTAEKEKQLAVQELEINKKNQYMRTFIITTLVFLGAGVFTYFYFRNKKKLSEQREINLQQKLKEKEQAEQLKVTKAILDGEERERERVAKDLHDGLGGMLAGVKINLSTWSSNHLEENQYESFHKILNQLDSSVSELRRVARNLMPESLLNFGLEIALKDLCEFYMKDGLTIDFQAINIQKNLPLNLQVNIYRIVQELLNNAVKHSNADNILVQCSQNVEEFYITVEDNGKGITESEMSKVKSLGLKNLQNRVDFLKGKMDIQSIQNEGTTINIEVKTGAVA from the coding sequence GTGCTAGTCCTATTTAACCTCGTATATGCGCAGAAAACCGACAGCCTGCTGCGTGTTGCTGCCATAGAGAAAGATCCGGTTAAAAAAGCGGAAGTTTATCTGAAGTTGGTTATGTTCACCGCACAAAGAGATTCGGTTAAGGCTCTTTCTTATCTGAAAAAGGCGGAAGAGCTAACCCCCAAAAACCATAAAGTAGGGCAGGCACGCCTACAAAATTCATGGGGTTTCTACGAAATGCCAAAAAATCCGAAAAAGGGAAAAGCACATCATTTGAAAGGATTGGAAATTTTAGGAAACGAAAATTCTGCGGAGGCACAAAATCTGCGCGCTATGCTGTGGACCAATGTAGTAGCCGATGAGCAGCGTATGGGAAATGCGCACGAGGCAATGAAGGTGATGATGAACCACGCGATTCCCGAGTCTAAAAAAGCGGCCGACAAATCTTTTCTCGCAAACAATTATCTTACAGCGGCAATCATTTTCTACAACGACGAAAATTTGGACAAGGCCGTACAATATGCGGAACACGCCATCAATACAGCGAACCAGAAGGGGAATTCCGCTCAGGCAAAGAGTGTTGCGGAAACAGCGCAACTAATGTCTGCAGAAATATTTTTGAAAAAAGAAGACTATCCCAATGCAAAACGCAGACTGGATCTGATGCAAAAATCCTTAGCCGTAAATAACAATCCCGATTTCCATAATGAACTGCTGCACCTACAAAGTGTTTATTTTCTATATACGGGCAATGCAGCTGAATCTTTAAAAAAAGCTTCGGAAGGCTTGAGCTTGGCAGAAAAAAGTCAAAACCCCTACCATCTCACTCGCCTCACCTTTATGAAATCGAAGGCACAGGCAAATTTGGGACTTTATAGCGAAGCTTCTGCAACGCTGAAAAAACTTTTACAAAATAGAGTTTATGTACAGAACCATGCCGACAACCTTGCCACTATTTATGACGAGCTGTGGATGCTCGAGGAAAAACAGGGGAAGTTTAGAGATGCATTTCATTACGCCAAAAAAAGAATTGCCGTTTCAGACAGCATGAAAATTATTGGCCAAAACGAAGCCATCAACGAGATGGAAACCAAGTTCCGCACAGCCGAAAAAGAAAAACAGCTGGCGGTTCAGGAGCTTGAAATCAACAAAAAAAACCAGTATATGCGGACATTTATTATTACAACACTTGTTTTTTTAGGTGCGGGTGTGTTCACTTATTTTTATTTCCGCAACAAGAAAAAACTTTCGGAACAGCGCGAAATCAATCTTCAGCAAAAACTGAAAGAAAAAGAACAGGCGGAACAGCTGAAAGTTACCAAAGCTATTCTGGATGGGGAAGAACGCGAGCGCGAAAGAGTTGCAAAAGACCTCCACGACGGGCTTGGCGGTATGCTGGCCGGTGTGAAAATCAATCTCTCCACCTGGAGCAGTAATCATCTGGAAGAAAACCAATATGAAAGTTTTCACAAAATTCTGAACCAGCTGGATTCCTCAGTTTCCGAACTTCGCCGTGTTGCCCGAAATCTAATGCCGGAATCTTTGCTAAATTTCGGACTCGAAATCGCCCTGAAAGATCTCTGCGAATTTTATATGAAAGACGGCTTAACCATCGATTTTCAGGCGATTAACATTCAGAAAAATCTGCCGCTGAATTTGCAGGTAAACATTTACAGAATCGTGCAGGAACTGCTGAACAACGCTGTCAAGCATTCCAACGCCGATAATATATTGGTGCAGTGCTCGCAGAACGTTGAAGAGTTCTACATTACGGTGGAAGACAACGGAAAAGGCATCACCGAAAGTGAAATGAGCAAAGTGAAAAGTCTCGGTTTGAAAAACCTGCAAAACCGGGTCGATTTTCTGAAAGGTAAAATGGATATCCAGAGTATTCAGAATGAAGGAACCACCATAAATATTGAAGTAAAAACCGGCGCAGTAGCGTAG
- a CDS encoding DUF6252 family protein — translation MRSVLLYLALGLVFYLSSCRDEGGGSGGYFIRMKVNGNLKKGDISQTRSFLTDYQAVVGDTQKNFTQLMVVSTNLNGKNFEMLSFSLNEFTGVGTYSLAEDDPRTSAQYGEDVNNSSKIYPKHSGQMIITEFKDNKVRGTFEFVGKNYETGQTVSITNGEFYLEAQKNVL, via the coding sequence ATGAGATCCGTACTTCTATACCTGGCACTTGGTCTTGTTTTCTACCTCTCGTCATGCAGAGATGAAGGCGGCGGATCAGGCGGTTATTTTATCCGGATGAAGGTGAACGGAAACCTAAAAAAGGGAGATATCTCCCAAACACGAAGCTTCCTGACAGATTATCAGGCTGTAGTGGGAGATACTCAAAAGAATTTTACTCAACTTATGGTTGTTTCAACTAACCTCAACGGAAAAAATTTTGAAATGCTATCATTTTCTCTTAATGAATTCACAGGTGTGGGAACCTATTCTCTTGCCGAAGACGACCCACGGACCAGTGCACAATACGGCGAAGATGTAAACAACAGCAGTAAAATTTATCCCAAGCATTCAGGACAAATGATTATAACCGAATTTAAGGATAATAAAGTGAGAGGAACTTTTGAATTTGTTGGAAAAAATTACGAAACTGGGCAGACGGTTAGTATCACAAACGGTGAATTCTATTTAGAAGCACAGAAAAATGTTCTTTAA
- a CDS encoding c-type cytochrome: MKALSISAAFSAIFLISCQKTSTPDPDQKPFAVQDSASLVKKGEYLVTITGCNDCHTPKKMGPKGPELIEELLLSGFQGKNAIPEFDKERTQKGFAQMSPDMTAAAGPWGVSFAANITPDETGIGSWTFEQFKTAITQGKYKGQENGRPLLPPMPWLNYTEMKDEDLRAIFAYLKSIKPVENVVPAPKQFEK, translated from the coding sequence ATGAAAGCATTATCTATATCCGCCGCCTTTTCAGCTATATTTTTAATTTCTTGCCAGAAAACCTCTACTCCCGACCCGGATCAAAAACCATTTGCAGTACAGGATTCTGCCTCACTGGTTAAAAAAGGTGAATACCTCGTCACCATCACCGGCTGCAACGATTGCCACACGCCCAAGAAAATGGGACCGAAAGGTCCGGAACTGATTGAAGAACTTCTCCTCTCAGGTTTTCAGGGCAAGAACGCCATACCTGAATTTGATAAAGAAAGAACCCAGAAAGGTTTTGCACAGATGAGCCCGGATATGACGGCCGCCGCCGGACCTTGGGGAGTCTCCTTCGCCGCCAATATCACACCGGATGAAACCGGAATTGGAAGCTGGACTTTTGAACAGTTCAAAACCGCGATTACCCAAGGAAAATACAAAGGACAGGAGAACGGCAGGCCGCTTTTACCACCTATGCCATGGCTCAATTATACCGAAATGAAAGATGAAGATTTGCGGGCTATTTTTGCTTATTTGAAGTCGATAAAACCTGTGGAAAATGTGGTGCCAGCACCTAAACAATTTGAAAAATAA
- a CDS encoding four helix bundle protein: MHNFEKLIFWQKSIVLAKNIYLICQNISADEKFGLISQMKRSVVSIPSNIAEGSGRNNNKEFNHFLAIALGSAFELQTQLILAKDLELIKDDLASEILADLLEIQKMIYSFKQKLNS, encoded by the coding sequence ATGCATAATTTCGAGAAATTAATTTTTTGGCAGAAATCAATTGTTCTGGCAAAGAATATCTATTTGATATGCCAAAATATTTCTGCCGATGAAAAATTCGGACTTATTTCTCAAATGAAAAGAAGTGTTGTATCAATTCCTTCAAATATTGCTGAAGGAAGTGGACGAAACAATAATAAAGAATTCAATCATTTTCTGGCAATTGCTTTGGGGTCAGCTTTTGAACTTCAGACACAGCTAATTTTAGCAAAAGACTTAGAACTTATTAAGGATGATTTAGCAAGTGAAATTCTTGCTGATTTGCTGGAAATTCAGAAAATGATTTATAGTTTCAAGCAGAAATTAAATTCTTGA
- a CDS encoding carbamoyl phosphate synthase small subunit yields MKKKLILESGEVFHGTGFGTNADTEGEVVFNTGMTGYQELLSDPSYAGQIVCMTYPLIGNYGINRDDYESIEPAIKGLIVKEICDLPSNFRSLLSLDEFFKAKNLSGISGIDTRRLTRLIRDKGTVKGKIVNAEADEKTVVEELSSITFPTDQVINVSTKSSYASPGRGFKVVLVDFGSKNGILRELNQRDCDVTVVSQNVTAQDIMLMAPDGVMLSNGPGDPQDVPHAQEMIRGILGKVPIFGICLGHQLISLACGAKTYKLKFGHRGGNHPVLELKSNKVAITSQNHGYAVDQESLKNTDLEETHIALNDRTNEGVRHKIHPCFSVQYHPEASPGPEDANYLFDEFIDMMEKFKSQEPRTKNQDYA; encoded by the coding sequence ATGAAGAAAAAATTAATATTGGAGTCCGGTGAAGTTTTTCACGGAACAGGTTTCGGAACGAATGCCGATACGGAAGGAGAAGTGGTTTTCAACACAGGAATGACCGGTTATCAGGAACTGCTTTCGGATCCGTCCTATGCAGGGCAAATCGTTTGTATGACGTATCCGCTGATCGGAAATTACGGCATCAACCGCGACGATTATGAAAGCATTGAACCGGCTATAAAAGGTTTAATTGTAAAAGAAATCTGCGACCTTCCATCCAATTTCCGATCGCTGCTTTCACTGGATGAATTCTTTAAAGCCAAAAATCTCAGCGGGATTTCAGGAATCGATACGCGACGCCTGACCAGACTAATCCGCGATAAAGGGACTGTCAAGGGAAAAATCGTCAATGCAGAAGCAGATGAAAAAACTGTTGTGGAAGAACTTTCATCCATAACATTTCCTACAGACCAGGTCATTAACGTTTCCACGAAAAGCAGTTATGCAAGTCCGGGACGCGGTTTCAAAGTAGTTTTGGTCGATTTCGGTTCAAAAAACGGAATTCTGCGCGAGCTCAACCAGCGCGATTGCGATGTAACGGTTGTTTCACAAAATGTAACTGCTCAGGATATTATGCTTATGGCACCAGACGGCGTGATGCTTTCCAACGGTCCCGGCGATCCTCAAGATGTGCCGCACGCTCAGGAAATGATTCGCGGAATTCTGGGGAAAGTTCCGATTTTTGGGATTTGCCTTGGCCACCAGTTGATTTCTCTGGCTTGCGGCGCGAAAACTTATAAACTGAAATTCGGCCACCGCGGTGGAAATCATCCTGTTTTGGAATTAAAATCAAACAAAGTCGCGATTACTTCACAAAATCACGGTTATGCAGTGGATCAGGAAAGTTTGAAAAATACCGACCTCGAAGAAACCCACATCGCTTTGAACGACCGTACCAACGAAGGTGTCCGTCACAAAATTCATCCTTGTTTCTCTGTGCAATATCACCCGGAGGCAAGCCCCGGCCCGGAAGATGCGAATTATTTGTTTGATGAGTTTATTGATATGATGGAAAAATTTAAGAGCCAAGAGCCTAGAACCAAGAATCAAGACTATGCATAA
- a CDS encoding tetratricopeptide repeat-containing sensor histidine kinase — protein MKNLFWLLLFLVPCVFPAQERDSLETLVKKEKNALKKADLLLEIANYLSDIDTVEAISYIKKAQKLIPENNKYLKGKVQFTFGQQFFGIEVDRAQYFYKRAIDILKDQQHKEALILTARAWHNYGTMEDYKDNSDEFLSIILTKSIPLAIKAGRNDLQAQYLNDIGAEMYDRKQYKKSIDYYDQSLKIIEKEPANYINSQRKIEINTNAAQSYLYMNNGPKAKVYLLNAEKVLEKYPDNPMSVPFYLVYAKYFQLYKNYENSLEQLNKGLKQKIVLPHDYFGLIYQKAFTLRNLNRSEEGIKVLKSVMDNRNLMSMKLNAQILHNEMSLLYADVGDYKNAYHHQLETKSLSDSLLAEERNSKALMMETKFRTAEKEKQIAKNELEINKKNQYMWMLGFAALLFLSWGIYIYNHLKNKRKIAEQREINLQQQLKEKEQTEQLKVTKAILDGEERERERVAKDLHDGLGGMLAGVKINLSTWSSNHLEENQYESFHKILNQLDSSVSELRRVARNLMPESLLNFGLEIALKDLCEFYMKDGLTIDFQAINIQKNLPLNLQVNIYRIVQELLNNAVKHSGADNILVQCSQNAEEFYITVEDNGKGITESEMSKVKSLGLKNLQNRVDFLKGKMEIQSAENQGTSVNIEINTHVA, from the coding sequence ATGAAGAATCTATTTTGGTTGCTGCTTTTTCTTGTTCCCTGCGTTTTTCCGGCGCAGGAAAGAGACAGTTTGGAAACCCTGGTGAAAAAGGAGAAAAATGCGTTAAAAAAGGCCGATCTGCTTCTGGAAATTGCCAATTACCTCTCTGATATTGATACTGTGGAAGCTATTTCCTACATCAAAAAAGCCCAGAAACTAATTCCTGAGAACAATAAGTATTTAAAGGGAAAAGTTCAGTTTACCTTTGGGCAGCAGTTTTTTGGGATTGAAGTTGATAGAGCCCAGTATTTTTATAAGAGAGCCATTGATATTCTAAAAGATCAGCAACACAAAGAAGCATTGATTCTTACCGCCAGAGCCTGGCATAACTATGGAACAATGGAGGATTATAAGGATAATTCTGATGAATTTCTTTCGATAATATTAACGAAGTCAATTCCATTGGCAATAAAAGCCGGGAGAAATGATTTACAGGCTCAGTATCTTAATGACATTGGTGCTGAGATGTACGACCGAAAACAATACAAAAAATCAATCGATTATTACGATCAATCTCTGAAGATTATTGAAAAAGAGCCCGCCAACTATATTAACAGTCAGCGTAAAATTGAAATTAATACAAATGCCGCGCAATCTTATTTATATATGAATAATGGGCCTAAGGCCAAAGTTTATCTTTTAAATGCGGAGAAGGTATTGGAAAAATATCCTGACAATCCAATGTCAGTACCGTTTTATCTGGTTTATGCTAAATATTTTCAACTGTATAAGAATTATGAGAATTCTCTAGAGCAGTTAAACAAAGGTTTGAAACAGAAAATAGTACTTCCACATGATTATTTTGGACTTATTTATCAAAAAGCCTTTACTCTTAGGAATTTAAATAGGTCGGAAGAAGGAATAAAGGTTTTAAAATCAGTGATGGACAATCGCAATTTGATGTCAATGAAACTCAATGCACAAATTCTTCATAATGAAATGTCATTACTGTATGCAGATGTTGGCGATTACAAAAACGCTTACCACCATCAATTAGAAACCAAATCCTTAAGCGACAGTCTGCTGGCTGAGGAACGGAATTCGAAAGCGCTGATGATGGAAACCAAATTCCGTACGGCTGAAAAAGAAAAACAGATTGCTAAAAATGAGCTGGAAATCAACAAAAAGAACCAGTATATGTGGATGCTGGGATTCGCAGCATTGCTTTTTCTAAGTTGGGGAATTTACATCTATAACCATCTGAAAAATAAAAGAAAAATTGCCGAACAGCGAGAAATCAACCTGCAGCAACAGCTTAAGGAAAAAGAACAGACGGAACAGCTGAAAGTTACCAAAGCTATTCTGGATGGGGAAGAACGCGAGCGCGAACGCGTGGCCAAAGACCTCCACGACGGGCTTGGCGGTATGCTGGCCGGTGTGAAAATCAATCTCTCCACCTGGAGCAGTAATCATTTGGAAGAAAACCAATATGAAAGTTTTCACAAAATTCTGAACCAGCTGGATTCCTCAGTTTCCGAACTTCGCCGTGTTGCCCGAAATCTGATGCCGGAATCTTTGCTGAATTTCGGGCTGGAAATCGCACTGAAAGATCTTTGTGAATTTTATATGAAAGACGGTTTAACCATCGATTTTCAGGCGATTAACATTCAGAAAAATCTGCCGCTGAATTTGCAGGTAAACATTTACAGAATCGTGCAGGAACTGCTGAACAATGCTGTGAAACATTCGGGGGCAGACAATATTCTGGTGCAGTGCTCGCAGAACGCCGAGGAATTTTATATCACGGTGGAAGATAACGGCAAAGGCATCACCGAAAGTGAAATGAGCAAAGTGAAAAGTCTCGGTTTGAAAAACCTGCAGAACCGGGTCGATTTCCTCAAAGGTAAAATGGAAATCCAGTCCGCAGAAAACCAGGGAACCTCCGTTAATATAGAAATCAACACCCATGTCGCATAA
- a CDS encoding porin family protein encodes MIRKILLLSAGIIFSGMYSQQTRFGLKAGYTYSNFNSNVEGANQNFEPKSGYYAGLIAEKRWSEKLATQVEAIYANLGSQTISENASVTVKQKNHLHRLVVPVSLKYDVTYELGVLAGGYLSSKISNNVKFKTSGDIGVTDEELKELEKETKKYLDDNLKSSEFGVQFGIDYRAFKSVYIEARYSLGLSNMIKNPANDEKLTMSFLQAGIGYKF; translated from the coding sequence ATGATTCGAAAAATCTTATTACTGTCTGCCGGAATAATCTTTTCCGGAATGTACAGCCAGCAGACCAGATTTGGACTAAAAGCCGGCTATACCTACTCAAACTTCAACTCAAATGTTGAAGGAGCCAATCAAAATTTTGAACCAAAATCCGGATACTACGCCGGACTTATCGCAGAAAAACGCTGGAGCGAAAAATTAGCAACGCAGGTAGAGGCAATCTACGCCAATTTGGGCAGCCAGACTATTTCCGAAAATGCTAGTGTTACAGTAAAGCAGAAAAACCACCTACACCGGCTGGTGGTTCCTGTTTCGCTAAAATATGACGTAACCTATGAGCTGGGAGTTCTTGCGGGAGGTTATTTATCTTCAAAAATAAGCAACAATGTAAAGTTTAAAACTTCAGGAGATATTGGGGTAACCGATGAAGAGCTGAAAGAACTTGAAAAAGAAACCAAAAAATACCTGGACGATAACCTTAAGTCTTCAGAATTTGGCGTGCAGTTCGGCATAGATTACAGGGCCTTCAAAAGCGTGTACATAGAGGCAAGATACAGCCTCGGCCTCTCCAACATGATTAAAAACCCCGCAAATGACGAGAAATTGACCATGAGTTTTCTGCAGGCAGGTATTGGTTATAAATTTTAA
- the carB gene encoding carbamoyl-phosphate synthase large subunit, with protein sequence MKRTDIKTILVIGSGPIIIGQAAEFDYSGTQACLSLKEEGYRVILINSNPATIMTDVEIADKVYIEPISLQFVSHIIRKERPDALLPTLGGQTGLNMAVELEKSGILEECNVEVLGTKLSAINQAEDRDLFRELMHELNEPVPESDIVNTVEGALKFAEEIGYPVIVRPAFTMGGTGGGIANDETQLKEIAELGLKYSPVTQCLIEKSIAGFKEIEYEVMRDANDNAIVVCNMENIDPVGIHTGDSIVVAPSQTLSDREYQLLRNASLKIIRALGIEGGCNVQLALDPHSFNYYIIEVNPRVSRSSALASKATGYPIAKIAAKIAVGLTLDEIMNPVTGKTYACFEPALDYVVTKFPRFPFDKFETADRRLSTQMKATGEVMAIGRNFEESLQKAIRSLETGIRHLGLKKKQADALFADPAEVERKIKVADDERLFIIGDALRRGYDWEQLVEWSKIDKFFIWKMKKLVDFEKTISENKFNNEILLEAKKLGFSDVNIGYLWGITNREVFEIRKQNGIMPVYKMVDTCAAEFESETPYFYGTYEDENESVVSGKEKIIVLGSGPIRIGQGVEFDYATVHSVWAIQEMGYEAIIINNNPETVSTDFSVSDKLYFEPLTEEDVMNIIELEKPKGVIVQFGGQTAINLADKLAAHGVQILGTSLEDLDRAENRDKFEKALQELGIPQPKGQTSYSKEGAIGIANEIGYPVLVRPSYVLGGRAMEIVYNEEELSHYMEHAVEVDPEKPVLVDKYMTGKEVEVDAICDGETVVIPGIMEHIERAGVHSGDSIAVYPPQNINEKCMEQLVDYTQKLAKGLNVIGLMNIQYVLFENQVYVIEVNPRSSRTVPFLSKITDVPMANLATKAILGAKLKDLGHENGLVPEKDGVFVKVPVFSFSKLTKVDISLGPEMKSTGEVMGKDSTLEKALYKGLIGAGRKVPTHGSILFTVADKHKDEAAALARRFHQTGFRIWATEGTAKHFEEKGIPCKIGYKIGEEDVNLIDLIQKGKVQYVVNTMTKGKQAERDGFQIRRMSVENGVPCLTSMDTVEAILKVVESMNFQMDAM encoded by the coding sequence ATGAAAAGAACAGATATAAAAACCATCCTCGTTATCGGTTCCGGTCCCATCATCATCGGACAGGCCGCAGAATTTGATTATTCGGGGACGCAGGCTTGCCTTTCACTGAAGGAAGAAGGCTACCGCGTGATTCTCATCAACTCCAATCCGGCTACGATTATGACGGATGTGGAAATCGCTGATAAAGTGTATATAGAACCGATCTCGCTTCAGTTTGTAAGTCATATCATTCGTAAAGAAAGGCCTGATGCGCTTTTACCGACTTTGGGCGGACAAACGGGACTGAATATGGCCGTGGAATTGGAAAAATCGGGAATTCTGGAAGAGTGCAATGTGGAAGTTTTGGGAACAAAACTTTCGGCCATCAACCAGGCTGAAGACCGGGACCTTTTCCGTGAACTGATGCACGAACTCAATGAACCTGTTCCGGAATCCGACATTGTGAACACCGTGGAAGGCGCGCTGAAGTTTGCCGAAGAAATCGGTTATCCGGTGATTGTTCGCCCCGCTTTTACGATGGGCGGAACCGGTGGCGGAATCGCAAATGATGAAACCCAACTGAAAGAAATTGCCGAACTCGGCCTGAAATATTCGCCGGTAACGCAGTGTTTGATTGAAAAATCCATCGCCGGTTTCAAGGAAATTGAATACGAAGTGATGCGCGACGCTAATGACAACGCCATCGTGGTTTGCAATATGGAAAACATCGATCCGGTGGGCATTCACACCGGAGATTCCATCGTGGTGGCGCCTTCGCAAACACTTTCAGACCGGGAATATCAGTTGCTGCGAAATGCTTCTTTGAAAATCATTCGCGCACTGGGAATCGAGGGTGGCTGCAACGTACAGTTGGCCCTGGATCCGCATTCTTTCAATTATTATATCATCGAAGTAAATCCAAGGGTTTCGCGTTCATCGGCGTTGGCGAGTAAGGCGACCGGTTATCCGATTGCAAAAATCGCTGCAAAAATTGCCGTTGGTTTGACTTTGGACGAAATCATGAATCCGGTTACAGGAAAGACTTACGCGTGTTTCGAACCGGCTCTGGATTATGTGGTGACCAAGTTTCCGCGTTTTCCTTTCGATAAATTTGAAACCGCAGACCGCCGGCTTTCAACCCAAATGAAAGCAACGGGCGAAGTGATGGCCATCGGTAGAAATTTTGAGGAATCTCTGCAAAAAGCGATCCGTTCACTGGAAACGGGCATCCGCCATTTAGGTTTAAAGAAAAAACAGGCCGATGCGCTTTTTGCCGATCCTGCTGAAGTGGAACGCAAAATAAAAGTGGCCGACGACGAAAGACTTTTCATCATCGGTGATGCCTTGAGGCGCGGTTACGACTGGGAACAACTCGTGGAATGGAGCAAAATTGACAAATTTTTCATTTGGAAAATGAAGAAACTGGTCGATTTTGAAAAAACGATTTCGGAGAATAAATTTAACAACGAAATTTTACTCGAAGCCAAAAAACTGGGATTTTCCGACGTAAACATCGGCTATCTTTGGGGAATCACCAACCGCGAAGTTTTTGAAATCCGCAAGCAGAACGGTATAATGCCGGTTTACAAAATGGTCGATACCTGCGCTGCGGAATTTGAAAGTGAGACGCCGTATTTCTATGGAACTTACGAGGACGAGAACGAAAGCGTGGTCTCAGGCAAAGAAAAGATCATCGTTTTGGGTTCCGGGCCAATCAGAATCGGACAGGGTGTAGAGTTTGATTATGCCACAGTGCACTCGGTTTGGGCGATTCAGGAGATGGGTTACGAGGCGATTATCATCAATAATAATCCTGAAACGGTCTCCACGGATTTCTCGGTTTCAGATAAACTTTATTTCGAACCGTTGACCGAAGAAGATGTGATGAACATCATCGAACTGGAAAAACCAAAAGGCGTGATCGTACAGTTTGGCGGACAAACTGCGATTAATTTGGCGGATAAACTGGCTGCGCACGGCGTTCAGATCTTGGGAACTTCGCTGGAAGATCTGGACAGAGCCGAAAACCGCGATAAATTTGAAAAAGCACTTCAGGAACTGGGAATTCCGCAACCGAAAGGGCAGACCTCCTACTCCAAAGAAGGCGCAATCGGCATTGCCAATGAAATAGGTTATCCGGTTTTGGTTCGCCCGAGTTATGTGTTGGGCGGTCGCGCGATGGAAATTGTTTACAACGAGGAAGAACTTTCGCACTATATGGAACATGCGGTGGAAGTGGATCCGGAAAAACCGGTTTTGGTCGACAAATACATGACCGGAAAAGAGGTGGAAGTGGATGCGATCTGCGACGGCGAAACCGTGGTCATTCCCGGAATTATGGAGCATATCGAAAGGGCCGGCGTTCACTCCGGTGACTCGATTGCGGTGTATCCGCCACAGAATATCAATGAAAAATGCATGGAGCAGTTAGTAGATTATACCCAAAAATTGGCTAAAGGTCTCAATGTGATTGGTTTGATGAATATTCAATACGTTTTATTTGAAAACCAGGTTTATGTGATTGAGGTGAATCCGCGCTCATCAAGAACGGTGCCTTTCCTTTCAAAAATCACGGATGTTCCGATGGCTAATCTGGCTACCAAAGCCATTCTCGGAGCCAAACTGAAAGATCTCGGTCATGAAAACGGACTGGTTCCTGAAAAAGACGGTGTTTTCGTTAAAGTTCCGGTTTTCTCATTCTCAAAACTCACGAAAGTCGATATTTCCTTAGGCCCGGAAATGAAATCCACCGGCGAAGTGATGGGCAAAGATTCCACGCTGGAAAAAGCCCTGTACAAAGGCCTCATTGGTGCCGGAAGAAAAGTGCCGACTCACGGTTCAATTCTCTTTACCGTTGCTGATAAGCACAAGGATGAAGCCGCTGCTTTGGCCCGCAGATTCCACCAAACAGGGTTCCGGATTTGGGCAACCGAAGGCACGGCAAAACATTTCGAGGAAAAAGGAATTCCGTGCAAGATCGGTTATAAAATCGGGGAGGAAGATGTGAATCTGATCGACCTGATCCAAAAAGGAAAAGTGCAGTACGTCGTAAACACAATGACCAAAGGAAAACAGGCTGAGCGGGACGGTTTCCAGATCCGCAGAATGTCGGTGGAAAACGGCGTTCCGTGTCTGACATCGATGGATACTGTGGAAGCTATTTTGAAGGTGGTGGAAAGTATGAATTTCCAGATGGATGCGATGTGA